From the genome of Mustela lutreola isolate mMusLut2 chromosome 16, mMusLut2.pri, whole genome shotgun sequence, one region includes:
- the RPL28 gene encoding large ribosomal subunit protein eL28, protein MRVDIKGVVPPPLCLFPSPAALARGAAAAMSAHLQWMVVRNCSSFLIKRNKQTYSTEPNNLKARNSFRYNGLIHRKTVGVEPAADGKGVVVVMKRRSGQRKPATSYVRTTINKNARATLSSVRHMIRKNKYRPDLRMAAIRRASAILRSQKPVMVKRKRARPTKSS, encoded by the exons ATGCGTGTGGATATTAAAGGCGTCGTCCCGCctcctctttgtctctttccGTCTCCGGCTGCCTTAGCGAGAGGAG ccgccgccgccatgTCGGCCCACCTGCAGTGGATGGTCGTGCGGAACTGCTCCAGCTTCCTGATcaagaggaacaagcagaccTACAGCACT GAGCCCAACAACCTGAAAGCCCGCAACTCGTTCCGCTACAACGGGCTGATTCACCGCAAGACCGTGGGCGTGGAGCCGGCGGCCGACGGCAAGGGCGTGGTGGTGGTCATGAAGCGCAGATCCG gccagcgGAAACCTGCCACCTCCTATGTGCGGACCACCATCAACAAGAACGCCAGGGCCACCCTCAGCAGTGTCCGGCACATGATCCGCAAGAACAAGTACCGCCCAGATCTGCGCATG gcTGCCATTCGCAGAGCCAGTGCCATCCTGCGTAGCCAGAAGCCTGTGATGGTGAAGAGGAAGCGGGCCCGCCCCACCAAGAGCTCCTga
- the TMEM238 gene encoding transmembrane protein 238, translating into MAAAPAVGVPQGPPLGAPSPPAGAQGPASGLGRCRMALLLAVALDVAGMAALLTGVFAQLQVRGRDFGDLLIYSGALLVFLSLLGWILWYTGNIEISRQELERDYGLRPSALARLARKLSRRWSAPASSSGPRAAPGSLGTRRAARAPPPPAAGSRRVRLQLATLEAGPGAAGAGTE; encoded by the coding sequence ATGGCAGCAGCGCCAGCGGTGGGCGTCCCGCAGGGGCCCCCGCTGGGGGCACCGTCCCCGCCGGCCGGCGCGCAGGGGCCTGCGTCCGGCCTGGGCCGCTGCCGGATGGCGCTGCTACTGGCGGTGGCGCTGGACGTGGCGGGCATGGCGGCGCTGCTGACCGGCGTGTTCGCGCAGCTGCAGGTGCGCGGCCGCGACTTCGGCGACCTGCTCATCTACTCGGGCGCGCTGCTCGTCTTCCTGAGCCTGCTCGGCTGGATCCTCTGGTACACCGGCAACATCGAGATCTCGCGCCAGGAACTCGAGCGCGACTACGGCCTGCGCCCCTCGGCGCTTGCCCGCCTGGCGCGCAAGCTCTCCCGCCGCTGGTCTGCGCCGGCCTCCTCCTCCGGCCCGCGCGCCGCGCCCGGCTCTCTGGGAACGCGCCGTGCCGCCCgcgcgcccccgccgcccgccgccggcTCCCGCCGCGTGCGCCTGCAGCTCGCTACGCTCGAGGCCgggccgggggcggcgggcgcgggcaCCGAGTGA
- the TMEM190 gene encoding transmembrane protein 190, whose translation MVGSGIPALSLFLLMQGSVDGNGIQGFFYPWSCEGDVWDRESCGGQAAIENPNLCLRLRCCYRDGVCYHQRPDETMRRKHMWALGWTCGGLLFLISSICLFWWAKRRDMLHLPGFLKGKCDLSRTVSLLSKDRGPSSEKRTSAGSMPTSVTPEGNTEVSGVTEGEGTTEGGDETEGAEDED comes from the exons ATGGTGGGCTCTGGGATCCCCGCTTTGAGCCTCTTcctgctgatgcagggctcagtag ACGGGAATGGGATCCAGGGATTCTTCTATCCATGGA GCTGTGAGGGAGATGTATGGGACCGGGAGAGCTGTGGGGGCCAAGCGGCAATTGAGAACCCCAATCTGTGTCTGCGTCTCCGGTGCTGCTATCGTGATGGGGTCTGCTACCACCAGCGGCCAGATG AAACCATGCGGAGAAAGCACATGTGGGCGCTGGGCTGGACATGTGGAGGCCTCCTCTTCCTGATCTCCAGCATCTGCTTGTTCTG GTGGGCCAAACGTCGAGATATGCTGCACCTTCCAGGATTCTTAAAGGGCAAATGTGACCTGTCGAGGACTGTGTCTCTGTTATCTAAGGACAGGGGGCCTTCCAGCGAAAAGAGGACATCCGCAGGCAGCATGCCAACCTCTGTTACTCCAGAGGGGAACACGGAAGTGTCAGGGGTCACCGAAGGGGAAGGGACGACAGAAGGGGGTGATGAAACAGAAGGGGCGGAGGACGAAGATTAG